From Streptomyces sp. GSL17-111, one genomic window encodes:
- a CDS encoding cell division protein FtsQ/DivIB: MGGAAGPVAAAEPRGGEPEQSESAGDGPEGRRRWLPGPLRRLRPPRPRPPRLRLPSRRRIRLVLAAALVTVVAASGTWVLYGSSWLRVERVTVEGVRELTGDQVRNAADVPPGEPLAALDTGAVEDRTRQALTRIARIRVERDWPDGVVLRVTERTPEVVMEKPGERGTYYEVDAEGVRYAEARERPAGVPLVVLDLDASRSNDFFGTGRLRAAAVRVATDLPPGARKATRTLRVRSYDSVTLELTGDRTVLWGSAEEGEAKAKALTALLKAEPDAAHYNVSVPTAPAVSGG, translated from the coding sequence GTGGGCGGCGCAGCCGGACCGGTCGCCGCCGCGGAACCCCGCGGCGGCGAGCCCGAGCAGTCGGAGTCCGCCGGGGACGGACCGGAGGGCCGGCGGCGGTGGCTGCCCGGCCCGCTGCGGCGCCTGCGCCCGCCCCGGCCGCGCCCGCCCCGCCTGCGGCTCCCGAGCCGTCGCCGCATCCGGCTCGTCCTGGCGGCGGCCCTGGTGACGGTCGTCGCGGCGTCGGGGACCTGGGTGCTGTACGGCTCGTCGTGGCTGCGCGTGGAGCGTGTCACGGTCGAGGGTGTCCGTGAGCTGACCGGGGACCAGGTCCGCAACGCGGCCGACGTCCCGCCCGGCGAACCGCTCGCCGCGCTGGACACCGGCGCCGTCGAGGACCGGACCCGGCAGGCGCTCACCCGCATCGCGCGGATCCGTGTCGAACGGGACTGGCCCGACGGCGTCGTCCTGCGCGTCACCGAACGCACGCCCGAGGTGGTGATGGAGAAACCGGGCGAGCGGGGGACGTACTACGAGGTCGACGCCGAGGGGGTGCGCTACGCGGAGGCGCGGGAACGTCCGGCGGGCGTGCCGCTGGTCGTCCTCGACCTCGACGCCTCGCGCAGCAACGACTTCTTCGGTACCGGACGGCTGCGGGCGGCGGCGGTGCGCGTCGCGACGGACCTGCCCCCCGGCGCGCGCAAGGCCACCCGAACGCTGCGCGTGCGTTCCTACGACTCCGTCACCCTGGAGCTGACCGGGGACCGCACCGTGCTGTGGGGCAGCGCCGAGGAGGGCGAGGCGAAGGCGAAGGCGCTCACCGCTCTGCTGAAGGCGGAGCCGGACGCGGCCCACTACAACGTCAGCGTCCCCACCGCCCCGGCCGTCTCGGGCGGTTGA
- a CDS encoding YggS family pyridoxal phosphate-dependent enzyme yields the protein MAEGTRAPGADADPGERAAELAANLARVEERLNAACAAAGRAREEVTLVVVTKTYPASDVRLLADLGVRHVAENRHQEAGPKAEALADLPLVWHFVGQLQTNKARAVAGFCDYVHSVDRLRLVDALASAARQRGRELRCLLQVALDKEDAGAESSARGGVAPADVDALAAAVTAAPGLSLAGVMTVAPLTGRYAGRPAAAFERLGEISSGLRRNDPAATMVSAGMSSDLEEAVAAGATHVRVGTAVLGVRPRLG from the coding sequence ATGGCCGAGGGCACACGCGCACCGGGCGCGGACGCCGACCCGGGGGAGCGCGCGGCGGAACTGGCCGCGAACCTCGCGCGGGTGGAGGAGCGTCTGAACGCCGCGTGCGCGGCGGCGGGCCGCGCACGCGAGGAGGTGACGCTCGTCGTCGTCACCAAGACCTACCCGGCGAGCGACGTACGGCTGCTGGCCGACCTCGGGGTGCGGCACGTGGCGGAGAACCGCCACCAGGAGGCCGGGCCGAAGGCCGAGGCGCTGGCCGACCTCCCGCTCGTGTGGCACTTCGTGGGGCAGCTGCAGACCAACAAGGCCCGAGCGGTGGCCGGTTTCTGTGACTATGTGCACTCCGTCGACCGGCTCCGGCTCGTGGACGCCCTCGCGTCCGCGGCCCGGCAACGGGGGCGTGAACTGCGCTGCCTGCTCCAGGTGGCACTGGACAAGGAGGACGCCGGCGCGGAGTCCTCCGCCCGGGGCGGCGTCGCCCCCGCCGACGTCGACGCGTTGGCGGCGGCGGTCACGGCGGCGCCGGGGCTCTCACTGGCCGGCGTGATGACCGTGGCCCCGCTGACCGGCCGTTACGCGGGCCGTCCTGCCGCCGCGTTCGAGCGCCTGGGGGAAATCTCAAGCGGGCTGCGACGGAACGATCCTGCTGCAACCATGGTGTCGGCAGGGATGAGTTCGGACCTTGAGGAGGCCGTGGCCGCCGGTGCGACACATGTACGCGTCGGCACTGCGGTACTCGGAGTCCGTCCCCGCCTCGGGTAA
- the murD gene encoding UDP-N-acetylmuramoyl-L-alanine--D-glutamate ligase, whose translation MTAAPPFGDAAGHPPEVDGRTVTVAGIGVSGVSAARALARLGAAVTVVDGGDGTVQRERAEALAADGISTRLGDGETLPPGTELVVTSPGWRPDGPLFAAAAAARPGGVPVWGDVELAWRLRAVKGACDAPWLAVTGTNGKTTTVQMLAAVLDAAGLRTAAVGNIGTPIVDVVLSGEPYDVLAVELSSYQLHWAPSVRAHSAAVLNLAPDHLDWHGSMAAYAADKGRVYTGNTVACVYNAADPATEALVREADVVEGCRAVGFTLGTPGPSELGVVDGLLVDRAFVPNRHQQAQELAELSDIAPSAGPPAPHNVANALAAAALARAFGVPPTAVRDGLRAFSPDAHRIARVAEVDGVAYVNDSKATNTHAAQASLAAYEPVVWIAGGLAKGATFDELVGSAAGRLRGVVLIGADRHLIAEALARHAPDVPVVDLDRTDTGAMTEAVRAAAGLARSGDTVLLAPACASMDMFTHYGRRGEAFAEAVGLLGGAAGSVRPKDREA comes from the coding sequence GTGACGGCCGCGCCGCCCTTCGGGGACGCCGCCGGACACCCGCCCGAGGTCGACGGGCGCACGGTCACCGTGGCCGGGATCGGGGTGAGCGGCGTGAGCGCCGCCCGTGCCCTGGCCCGGCTCGGGGCCGCCGTCACCGTGGTGGACGGCGGCGACGGCACGGTGCAGCGCGAGCGCGCCGAGGCGCTCGCCGCCGACGGCATCAGCACGCGGCTCGGTGACGGGGAGACGCTGCCGCCCGGCACGGAACTCGTCGTCACCTCGCCCGGTTGGCGGCCCGACGGCCCGCTGTTCGCCGCCGCTGCCGCCGCGCGGCCGGGCGGCGTCCCCGTCTGGGGCGACGTCGAGCTGGCCTGGCGGCTGCGGGCCGTCAAGGGGGCCTGCGACGCGCCCTGGCTCGCCGTCACCGGCACCAACGGCAAGACGACGACCGTGCAGATGCTGGCCGCCGTCCTCGACGCGGCGGGGCTGCGTACGGCGGCGGTGGGGAACATCGGCACACCGATCGTGGACGTCGTCCTCAGCGGCGAGCCGTACGACGTCCTGGCCGTCGAGCTGTCCAGCTACCAGCTGCACTGGGCGCCCTCCGTGCGCGCCCACTCGGCCGCCGTGCTCAACCTGGCCCCCGACCACCTCGACTGGCACGGCTCCATGGCCGCCTACGCCGCCGACAAGGGCCGCGTCTACACCGGCAACACGGTCGCCTGCGTCTACAACGCGGCCGACCCGGCCACCGAGGCGCTCGTCCGTGAGGCCGACGTCGTCGAGGGCTGCCGGGCCGTCGGCTTCACCCTCGGCACCCCCGGCCCGTCCGAGCTGGGGGTCGTGGACGGCCTGCTCGTGGACCGCGCGTTCGTGCCGAACCGGCACCAGCAGGCCCAGGAACTGGCCGAGCTCTCCGACATCGCCCCCTCGGCCGGCCCGCCCGCGCCGCACAACGTCGCCAACGCGCTCGCCGCCGCCGCGCTCGCCCGCGCGTTCGGCGTGCCGCCCACGGCGGTGCGGGACGGGCTGCGCGCCTTCTCCCCGGACGCCCACCGCATCGCGCGGGTGGCCGAGGTGGACGGCGTGGCCTACGTCAACGACTCCAAGGCCACCAACACCCACGCCGCCCAGGCCTCGCTGGCCGCCTACGAGCCGGTGGTGTGGATCGCGGGCGGGCTGGCGAAGGGCGCCACCTTCGACGAGCTGGTCGGTTCGGCGGCCGGCCGGCTGCGCGGCGTCGTCCTCATCGGGGCCGACCGGCACCTGATCGCCGAGGCCCTGGCGCGACACGCCCCGGATGTGCCCGTCGTCGACCTCGACCGGACCGACACTGGGGCGATGACGGAGGCCGTGCGGGCGGCGGCCGGGCTGGCCCGGTCAGGCGACACCGTCCTGCTGGCCCCGGCCTGCGCGTCGATGGACATGTTCACCCACTACGGGCGGCGCGGCGAGGCGTTCGCCGAGGCCGTCGGCCTGCTCGGCGGCGCGGCCGGTAGCGTGCGGCCCAAGGACCGGGAGGCGTAG
- a CDS encoding UDP-N-acetylmuramoyl-tripeptide--D-alanyl-D-alanine ligase, with product MIPLTLAEIATVVSGRPHDIPDAQVKVTGPVVYDSREVVPGGLFAAYDGQRVDGHDFARQAVAAGAVAVLATRPVGVPAIVVDDVTAALGALARHVVTALGTAVVALTGSSGKTSTKDLLAQLLEADAPTVWTPGSLNNEIGLPVTALRADATTRHLVLEMGARGIGHIRYLTGLTPPRIGLVLNVGTAHLGEFGGVEQIAQAKGELVECLPSAEDGGVAVLNADDPRVRAMAARTRARVVLFGESADADVRAEDVSLGAGGRPSFTLHTPSGCSDVTLRLYGEHHVSNALAAAAVAHELGMPADAIAQALNHARGLSKWRMDVTERADGVTVVNDAYNANPDSMRAALRALAAMAGGGADGVPRRTWAVLGEMAELGEAALAEHDAVGRLAVRLNVSRLVAVGGREAAWLDMGAKNEGSWGEESVHVSDARAAIDLLRSELRPGDVVLVKASRSVGLEQVAQELLADPEGGVAGR from the coding sequence ATGATCCCGCTGACACTCGCCGAGATCGCCACCGTCGTCTCCGGCCGTCCCCACGACATACCGGACGCCCAGGTGAAGGTGACCGGCCCGGTGGTGTACGACTCCCGTGAGGTCGTCCCCGGTGGGCTGTTCGCGGCCTACGACGGCCAGCGCGTGGACGGCCACGACTTCGCGCGGCAGGCCGTGGCGGCCGGCGCCGTGGCGGTGCTGGCGACGCGGCCCGTCGGCGTGCCCGCCATCGTCGTCGACGACGTCACCGCCGCCCTCGGCGCCCTCGCCCGGCACGTCGTGACGGCCCTCGGCACGGCCGTGGTCGCGCTCACCGGCTCCTCGGGCAAGACGAGCACCAAGGACCTCCTCGCCCAGCTGTTGGAGGCCGACGCGCCCACGGTGTGGACGCCCGGCTCGCTCAACAACGAGATCGGGCTGCCCGTCACCGCGCTGCGCGCCGACGCCACGACCCGTCACCTGGTGCTGGAGATGGGCGCGCGCGGCATCGGCCACATCCGCTACCTCACCGGTCTGACGCCGCCGCGCATCGGTCTCGTCCTCAACGTCGGCACCGCGCACCTCGGCGAGTTCGGGGGAGTGGAGCAGATCGCGCAGGCCAAGGGGGAGCTGGTGGAGTGCCTGCCGTCGGCCGAGGACGGCGGCGTCGCGGTGCTCAACGCCGACGACCCGCGGGTGCGGGCCATGGCGGCCCGCACCCGGGCCCGCGTCGTCCTCTTCGGCGAGTCCGCCGACGCCGACGTGCGGGCCGAGGACGTGTCCCTGGGCGCCGGCGGGAGACCCTCTTTCACGCTTCACACACCCTCCGGGTGCAGTGATGTGACCTTGCGCCTGTACGGTGAGCACCACGTGTCGAACGCGCTCGCCGCGGCAGCCGTCGCCCATGAACTGGGCATGCCCGCCGACGCCATCGCACAGGCGCTGAACCATGCCCGCGGTCTCTCCAAGTGGCGGATGGACGTCACGGAGCGCGCGGACGGCGTCACCGTCGTCAATGACGCGTACAACGCGAATCCCGACTCCATGCGGGCCGCTCTGCGCGCACTGGCCGCGATGGCGGGGGGCGGGGCGGACGGTGTGCCGCGTCGCACGTGGGCGGTGCTCGGTGAGATGGCCGAACTCGGTGAGGCGGCGCTCGCCGAGCACGACGCGGTCGGACGGCTCGCCGTCCGGCTCAACGTCAGCAGGCTCGTGGCGGTCGGCGGCCGGGAGGCCGCGTGGCTGGACATGGGCGCCAAGAACGAGGGTTCGTGGGGTGAGGAGTCGGTGCACGTGTCCGACGCACGGGCGGCGATCGACCTGTTGCGCAGCGAGCTGCGCCCGGGGGACGTCGTACTGGTGAAGGCGTCCCGTTCGGTGGGGCTGGAGCAGGTCGCGCAGGAACTGCTGGCCGACCCTGAGGGCGGGGTCGCCGGGCGATGA
- the mraY gene encoding phospho-N-acetylmuramoyl-pentapeptide-transferase: protein MRQILFSGVIGLFLTLIGTPLLIKLLARKGYGQYIRDDGPRDHHSKRGTPTMGGIAFILATLVAYVLTKLITGSEPTISGLLVLFLMAGMGLVGFLDDYIKIVKQRSLGLRAKAKMLGQLIVGVTFAILALNFEDLRGNTPASDRLSFTQDFGWQIGPVLFVIWALFMTLAMSNGVNLTDGLDGLATGASVMVFGAYTFIGVWQYQDSCAITGSPSCFEVRDPLDLAVVAAGLMGACFGFLWWNTSPAKIFMGDTGSLALGGALAGLAIISRTELLLAILGGLFVLITLSVVIQVGSFRLTGKRVFKMAPLQHHFELKGWSEVLVVVRFWIIQGMCAIVGVGIFYAAWAAQK from the coding sequence ATGAGGCAGATCCTCTTCTCCGGGGTCATCGGTCTGTTCCTGACCCTGATCGGCACCCCGCTGCTGATCAAACTGCTCGCCCGCAAGGGGTACGGCCAGTACATCCGGGACGACGGCCCCCGGGACCACCACAGCAAGCGCGGCACGCCGACCATGGGCGGCATCGCCTTCATCCTGGCGACGCTCGTGGCCTACGTCCTCACCAAGCTGATCACCGGCAGCGAACCGACCATCTCCGGTCTGCTGGTGCTCTTCCTGATGGCGGGCATGGGCCTGGTCGGCTTCCTGGACGACTACATCAAGATCGTCAAGCAGCGCTCGCTGGGTCTGCGGGCGAAGGCCAAGATGCTGGGCCAGCTCATCGTCGGCGTCACCTTCGCGATCCTCGCACTCAACTTCGAGGATCTGCGAGGCAACACCCCGGCGTCCGACCGACTTTCCTTCACCCAGGACTTCGGCTGGCAGATCGGTCCGGTGCTGTTCGTCATCTGGGCCCTGTTCATGACGCTCGCGATGTCCAACGGCGTCAACCTGACGGACGGTCTGGACGGTCTGGCCACCGGCGCGTCGGTCATGGTCTTCGGCGCCTACACCTTCATCGGCGTCTGGCAGTACCAGGACTCCTGCGCGATCACCGGCAGCCCCTCCTGCTTCGAGGTGCGCGACCCGCTCGATCTCGCCGTCGTCGCCGCCGGTCTCATGGGGGCCTGTTTCGGCTTCCTGTGGTGGAACACCTCGCCGGCCAAGATCTTCATGGGGGACACCGGTTCGCTCGCCCTCGGCGGTGCCCTCGCCGGTCTGGCGATCATCTCCCGCACCGAGCTGCTGCTGGCCATCCTCGGCGGCCTCTTCGTCCTCATCACCCTGTCCGTGGTGATCCAGGTGGGCTCGTTCCGCCTGACCGGGAAGCGGGTGTTCAAGATGGCGCCGCTCCAGCACCACTTCGAGCTCAAGGGCTGGAGCGAGGTCCTCGTCGTCGTCCGCTTCTGGATCATCCAGGGCATGTGCGCGATCGTCGGCGTCGGCATCTTCTACGCGGCCTGGGCGGCCCAGAAGTGA
- the pgeF gene encoding peptidoglycan editing factor PgeF yields the protein MIRQHDTSSGAHFAFTDRWGGVSAAPYGTLNLGGAVGDDPAAVRANRALAARSLGLDPERVVWMNQVHGADVAEVDRPWGTEAVPAVDGLVTARRGLALAVLTADCTPVLLADTTAGVVGAAHAGRPGLVAGVVPATVRAMVALGADPARVTARIGPAVCGRCYEVPEAMRAEVTAVAPAAHATTRWGTAAVDVAAGVRAQLAEAGVADIGDSTVCTLESEDHFSYRREQRTGRLASYVWLEG from the coding sequence GTGATACGACAGCACGACACCAGCAGCGGCGCCCACTTCGCCTTCACCGACCGGTGGGGCGGGGTGAGCGCCGCTCCCTATGGCACCCTCAACCTCGGCGGCGCGGTCGGGGACGACCCCGCGGCCGTCCGGGCCAACCGCGCCCTGGCGGCCCGGAGTCTCGGCCTCGACCCGGAGCGCGTGGTCTGGATGAACCAGGTACACGGCGCCGACGTCGCGGAGGTCGACCGCCCGTGGGGGACGGAGGCCGTGCCCGCCGTGGACGGCCTGGTCACCGCCCGGCGCGGACTGGCCCTGGCCGTCCTCACCGCAGACTGCACCCCCGTCCTGCTCGCCGACACCACGGCCGGGGTCGTGGGCGCCGCCCACGCCGGACGTCCGGGCCTGGTCGCCGGGGTGGTGCCCGCCACCGTGCGGGCCATGGTCGCCCTCGGCGCGGACCCGGCCCGCGTCACCGCCCGCATCGGCCCCGCGGTCTGCGGTCGTTGCTACGAGGTGCCGGAGGCCATGCGGGCCGAGGTGACCGCCGTCGCGCCCGCCGCCCACGCCACGACCCGGTGGGGCACCGCGGCCGTCGACGTGGCCGCCGGGGTGCGGGCCCAGCTCGCTGAAGCGGGGGTCGCCGACATCGGCGACAGCACGGTGTGCACCCTGGAGTCGGAGGACCATTTCTCCTACCGCCGGGAGCAGCGCACCGGGCGGCTGGCGAGTTACGTCTGGCTGGAGGGCTGA
- the ftsW gene encoding putative lipid II flippase FtsW: MTADKRPTREAAPVRRPRPAGRAPRRPSPDAPRAAVARTPPAPARRPVPAPASVLRAGRGALGQRVAGLHDRARRAWDRPLTAYYLILGGSLLITSLGLVMVFSASQIQALRFDLPATYYFKKQLVAATLGTVALLVASRLPVKLLRALSYPLLLITVVLLVLVQVPGIGVEVNGSTNWLSVGGPFMLQPSEFAKLALVLWGADLLARKGERGLLTQWKHLLVPLIPGALLICALVMLGRDMGTVMIIAAVLFGLLWLAGAPARMFGTALVCAAAATVVLIAVAPHRMNRLACLGASDPGPDDRCWQALHGLYALASGGWFGSGLGASVEKWGELPEPHTDFIFAITGEELGLAGTLSVLMLFAALGYAGIRVAGRTEDPFVRYAAGGVTIWITSQVVINVGAVLGLLPIAGVPLPLFSYGGSSLLPTMCAVGLLIAFSRSDPAARAALAMRQPGVLRTPGGARRKTMRRPVRKRSSGER; the protein is encoded by the coding sequence ATGACGGCGGACAAGCGGCCCACCCGCGAGGCGGCCCCCGTCCGGCGGCCCCGCCCCGCCGGCCGGGCGCCCCGGCGTCCGTCCCCCGACGCCCCGCGTGCCGCCGTAGCCCGGACGCCGCCCGCCCCGGCCCGGCGCCCCGTCCCGGCCCCGGCATCCGTCCTGCGCGCGGGGCGCGGAGCGCTGGGGCAGCGGGTGGCGGGGCTGCACGACCGCGCCCGGCGGGCCTGGGACCGTCCGCTCACCGCCTACTACCTCATCCTCGGCGGCAGCCTCCTCATCACCTCCCTGGGCCTGGTGATGGTCTTCTCGGCCTCCCAGATCCAGGCGCTGCGCTTCGACCTGCCGGCGACGTACTACTTCAAGAAGCAGCTCGTCGCCGCGACCCTCGGCACCGTCGCGCTGCTGGTGGCGTCCCGGCTGCCCGTGAAGCTGCTGCGCGCGCTGTCCTACCCGCTGCTGCTGATCACCGTGGTGCTGCTCGTCCTGGTACAGGTGCCGGGCATCGGCGTGGAGGTGAACGGCAGCACGAACTGGCTGAGCGTGGGCGGGCCGTTCATGCTGCAGCCCAGCGAGTTCGCCAAGCTCGCCCTGGTGCTGTGGGGGGCCGATCTGCTCGCCCGCAAGGGGGAGCGGGGCCTGCTCACCCAGTGGAAGCACCTGCTGGTCCCCCTGATCCCCGGGGCGCTGCTCATCTGCGCCCTGGTGATGCTCGGCCGCGACATGGGCACGGTCATGATCATCGCGGCCGTCCTCTTCGGGCTGCTGTGGCTGGCCGGAGCTCCCGCGCGCATGTTCGGCACCGCGCTGGTGTGCGCGGCGGCCGCCACCGTCGTCCTCATCGCGGTGGCGCCCCACCGCATGAACCGGCTCGCCTGCCTCGGGGCGTCCGATCCCGGGCCCGACGACCGCTGCTGGCAGGCCCTGCACGGCCTCTACGCCCTGGCCTCGGGTGGGTGGTTCGGTTCCGGTCTGGGTGCGAGCGTGGAGAAATGGGGCGAACTGCCCGAGCCCCACACGGACTTCATCTTCGCGATCACCGGTGAGGAACTGGGCCTGGCGGGGACGCTGTCCGTTCTCATGCTCTTCGCGGCTCTAGGCTATGCGGGTATCCGCGTGGCCGGACGCACGGAGGACCCCTTCGTGAGATACGCCGCGGGGGGTGTGACGATCTGGATCACGAGCCAGGTGGTCATCAACGTCGGTGCCGTTCTCGGGCTGCTGCCCATCGCCGGTGTGCCCCTGCCGCTGTTCTCCTACGGGGGCTCCTCCCTGCTGCCGACGATGTGTGCCGTCGGGTTGCTGATCGCGTTCTCCCGCAGCGACCCCGCCGCACGCGCGGCGCTGGCCATGCGGCAGCCTGGTGTCCTGAGGACGCCGGGTGGCGCGAGACGGAAGACGATGCGACGACCCGTCAGGAAGCGGTCGTCCGGAGAGCGGTGA
- the ftsZ gene encoding cell division protein FtsZ: protein MAAPQNYLAVIKVVGIGGGGVNAINRMIEVGLKGVEFIAINTDAQALLMSDADVKLDVGRELTRGLGAGANPDVGRKAAEDHREEIEEVLKGADMVFVTAGEGGGTGTGGAPVVANIARSLGALTIGVVTRPFTFEGRRRANQAEDGIAALRDEVDTLIVIPNDRLLSISDRQVSVLDAFKSADQVLLSGVQGITDLITTPGLINLDFADVKSVMSEAGSALMGIGSARGDDRAVAAAEMAISSPLLEASIDGARGVLLSISGGSDLGLFEINEAAQLVSEAAHPEANIIFGAVIDDALGDEVRVTVIAAGFDGGQPPAKNREKALGSYGKDESAGSGPRPAPPVPDERPSFGGLGSVPARDEEPEPAADPAPAAEASPVTPPHVPSARDYQDSQAEELDVPDFLK from the coding sequence GTGGCAGCACCGCAGAACTACCTCGCAGTCATCAAGGTCGTCGGTATCGGCGGCGGTGGCGTCAACGCCATCAACCGGATGATCGAGGTCGGTCTCAAGGGCGTCGAGTTCATCGCGATCAACACCGATGCTCAGGCGCTGTTGATGAGCGACGCCGACGTCAAGCTCGACGTCGGCCGCGAGCTCACCCGGGGCCTTGGCGCCGGCGCCAATCCCGATGTCGGCCGCAAGGCCGCCGAGGACCACCGCGAGGAGATCGAGGAGGTCCTCAAGGGGGCCGACATGGTCTTCGTCACCGCCGGAGAGGGCGGCGGCACCGGCACCGGTGGCGCGCCCGTGGTCGCGAACATCGCCCGCTCGCTGGGCGCGCTGACCATCGGCGTCGTGACGCGCCCCTTCACCTTCGAGGGGCGGCGCCGGGCGAACCAGGCGGAGGACGGCATCGCCGCCCTCCGCGACGAGGTCGACACCCTCATCGTCATCCCCAACGACCGGCTGCTGTCCATCTCGGACCGCCAGGTCAGCGTCCTGGACGCCTTCAAGTCGGCCGACCAGGTGCTGCTCTCCGGTGTGCAGGGCATCACCGACCTCATCACCACCCCCGGTCTCATCAACCTCGACTTCGCGGACGTCAAGTCCGTCATGTCGGAGGCCGGTTCGGCCCTCATGGGCATCGGCTCGGCCCGGGGCGACGACCGCGCGGTCGCGGCGGCGGAGATGGCCATCTCCTCACCGCTCCTCGAAGCCTCCATCGACGGCGCACGCGGTGTGCTGCTTTCGATCTCCGGTGGTTCCGACCTCGGACTCTTCGAGATCAACGAGGCCGCCCAGTTGGTCAGCGAGGCCGCGCACCCCGAGGCCAACATCATCTTCGGCGCCGTCATCGACGACGCGCTCGGCGACGAGGTCCGGGTCACCGTCATCGCCGCCGGTTTCGACGGCGGTCAGCCGCCCGCCAAGAACCGCGAGAAGGCCCTCGGTTCGTACGGGAAGGACGAGTCGGCGGGCAGCGGCCCCCGTCCCGCCCCGCCGGTGCCGGACGAGCGCCCCTCCTTCGGTGGCCTCGGCAGCGTGCCGGCCCGCGACGAGGAGCCCGAGCCGGCCGCCGATCCGGCGCCGGCCGCCGAGGCGTCCCCCGTCACCCCGCCGCACGTCCCGTCGGCCCGTGACTACCAGGACAGCCAGGCCGAGGAGCTCGACGTCCCGGACTTCCTCAAGTAG
- the murG gene encoding undecaprenyldiphospho-muramoylpentapeptide beta-N-acetylglucosaminyltransferase: MHVVLAGGGTAGHIEPALALADALRRQDPTVGITALGTERGLETRLVPERGYELGLIPAVPLPRKPTPELITVPGRLRGTVKAAEQILERTKADCVVGFGGYVALPGYLAAKRLGVPIVVHEANARPGLANKIGSRYTRYVAVSTPDSKLRHARYVGIPLRRSIATLDRQAVRAEGRAAFGLDPNLPTLLVTGGSQGARRLNEVVQAIAPVLQRSGIQILHAVGPKNELPQTDNMPGMPPYIPVPYLDRMDLAYAAADMMLCRAGAMTVAELSAVGLPAAYVPLPIGNGEQRLNAQPVVKAGGGLLVDDAELTPEWIQGNVLPVLTDPHRLYDMARSAAEFGRRDADELLVGMVHEAIASRRAA; the protein is encoded by the coding sequence GTGCATGTCGTACTCGCCGGCGGGGGGACCGCCGGCCACATCGAGCCCGCGCTCGCCCTCGCGGACGCCCTGCGGAGGCAGGACCCGACCGTGGGGATCACGGCCCTGGGCACGGAACGCGGACTCGAGACGCGGCTCGTACCCGAGCGCGGTTACGAACTGGGTCTCATCCCGGCCGTGCCGCTGCCCCGCAAGCCCACGCCCGAGCTGATCACGGTCCCCGGGCGGCTGCGCGGCACCGTCAAGGCGGCGGAGCAGATCCTCGAACGGACGAAGGCGGACTGCGTCGTCGGCTTCGGCGGCTACGTGGCCCTGCCCGGCTACCTCGCGGCCAAACGGCTCGGGGTGCCCATCGTCGTCCACGAGGCGAACGCCCGGCCGGGCCTGGCCAACAAGATCGGCTCCCGGTACACGCGGTACGTCGCCGTCTCGACGCCGGACAGCAAGCTGCGGCACGCCCGGTACGTCGGCATCCCGCTGCGCCGTTCGATCGCGACCCTCGACCGCCAGGCCGTGCGCGCCGAGGGCCGGGCCGCCTTCGGGCTGGACCCCAACCTGCCGACGCTGCTGGTCACCGGCGGATCGCAGGGCGCACGGCGGCTCAACGAGGTCGTGCAGGCGATCGCGCCCGTCCTGCAGCGTTCGGGGATCCAGATCCTGCACGCGGTCGGGCCGAAGAACGAACTGCCGCAGACGGACAACATGCCCGGAATGCCCCCCTATATCCCGGTACCGTATCTGGACCGGATGGACCTCGCCTACGCCGCGGCCGACATGATGCTCTGCCGCGCGGGCGCGATGACCGTCGCGGAGCTGTCCGCCGTCGGGCTGCCCGCCGCCTACGTCCCGCTGCCCATCGGCAACGGGGAACAGCGGCTGAACGCCCAGCCGGTGGTCAAGGCGGGCGGTGGACTCCTGGTGGACGACGCCGAGCTGACGCCGGAGTGGATCCAGGGCAACGTGCTTCCGGTCCTCACCGACCCGCACCGGCTCTACGACATGGCGCGCTCGGCGGCGGAGTTCGGCCGGCGGGACGCCGACGAGCTGCTGGTCGGCATGGTGCACGAGGCGATCGCGTCGCGCCGGGCGGCCTAG